The following coding sequences lie in one Euhalothece natronophila Z-M001 genomic window:
- a CDS encoding helix-turn-helix domain-containing protein yields the protein MSELNSYTSDYTPTLKKLMVEVKISNFKQLSQQAGVSEKQILHLRRGKIKQMRLEVLLALASTLSISLEELVRQFSPESISPSREKQSSREKFELESLEILESWLLQWPTAVSAIAQNPDLPAQRVIKLLNPVEKLIQSWGVSKIGQVGEEMPYNPQKHQLLSGNVTAGETVRVRYVGYQKGNKLLYRAKVEPID from the coding sequence ATGAGTGAATTAAATTCTTATACCTCTGACTATACTCCTACATTGAAAAAATTAATGGTAGAGGTAAAAATTTCTAATTTTAAGCAACTTAGTCAGCAAGCAGGGGTGTCGGAAAAACAAATTTTGCACTTAAGGCGGGGTAAAATTAAACAAATGCGTTTAGAGGTCTTGCTTGCTCTTGCTTCGACTTTATCAATTTCGTTAGAGGAGTTAGTGCGACAATTTTCCCCTGAAAGTATTTCCCCATCTAGGGAGAAGCAATCATCGCGAGAAAAATTTGAACTGGAAAGTTTAGAAATCCTTGAATCATGGCTTTTACAATGGCCCACTGCTGTAAGCGCGATCGCGCAAAATCCTGATTTACCAGCACAACGAGTAATAAAATTACTTAATCCCGTAGAAAAGTTAATTCAATCGTGGGGAGTCTCCAAAATTGGACAGGTGGGGGAAGAAATGCCTTATAATCCTCAGAAGCACCAATTGTTATCAGGGAATGTAACAGCAGGTGAAACAGTGCGAGTGCGTTATGTAGGCTATCAAAAAGGTAATAAGCTCTTATATCGGGCAAAAGTTGAACCCATAGATTAG
- a CDS encoding universal stress protein has product MFKRCLICTDFTDGLDRFASYVSSLSASGLNYIVFLHSVPYWEEGEIPHVDEEKVEAAKKRLQVALENIPEGVEVKVEVPNGKPSDTIPRIVQQEKIDVVLAGTPIRSFLQEKVFGSTSLTLARSTSAPLMIFRPNHISVYTKEELELRCQHLWRSLLIPYNDSAAAQYLVKQIKKYVQQDGTSALKKCFLFWVIQEGGRLPRETLEARKQEAEKRITEVQKDLESVGLTVETRVEIGTPLLEIVKGVINEDVSAIAVGSDDRGGLLQWTLPSFANEVLRSSWYPVLFFSQAR; this is encoded by the coding sequence ATGTTTAAGCGTTGTCTGATTTGCACTGATTTTACCGATGGTCTAGATCGTTTTGCTTCTTATGTCTCGAGTCTGAGCGCGTCAGGCTTAAATTATATTGTCTTTCTTCATAGTGTTCCTTATTGGGAAGAAGGAGAAATTCCCCACGTTGATGAAGAAAAAGTAGAAGCCGCTAAAAAAAGGTTACAAGTGGCTTTAGAGAACATTCCAGAAGGCGTAGAGGTAAAAGTAGAAGTTCCCAATGGAAAACCTAGTGATACAATTCCTCGGATTGTTCAGCAGGAAAAAATTGATGTGGTTTTAGCAGGAACACCGATTCGCAGTTTTCTACAAGAAAAAGTATTTGGTAGCACCAGTTTAACTTTAGCTCGTTCTACTTCCGCCCCGTTAATGATTTTCCGCCCTAATCATATTTCAGTTTATACCAAAGAAGAGCTAGAGTTACGATGTCAGCATTTATGGCGATCGCTGTTAATTCCCTACAATGACAGTGCAGCTGCTCAATATTTAGTGAAACAAATTAAGAAATATGTGCAACAGGATGGGACTTCAGCACTTAAAAAATGTTTCCTCTTTTGGGTGATTCAAGAAGGGGGCAGATTACCCCGAGAAACTCTCGAAGCCCGTAAACAGGAAGCAGAAAAGCGGATTACTGAAGTTCAAAAAGACTTAGAAAGTGTGGGCTTAACGGTGGAGACTCGAGTAGAAATAGGGACTCCTTTATTGGAGATTGTGAAAGGTGTCATTAATGAAGATGTAAGCGCGATCGCGGTAGGTTCAGATGATCGGGGAGGCTTACTCCAGTGGACACTTCCCAGTTTTGCTAATGAAGTTCTTCGTAGTAGCTGGTATCCCGTGTTATTTTTCTCCCAAGCGCGATAA
- a CDS encoding NblA/ycf18 family protein translates to MELSLEQEFNLRSFESQVQHMSREQAQEFLVKLYEQMLTRENMYKEFIKHEWGIDQGYSA, encoded by the coding sequence ATGGAACTATCTTTAGAACAAGAATTCAACCTACGTTCATTTGAGAGCCAAGTGCAACACATGAGCCGTGAACAAGCCCAAGAGTTCTTAGTCAAGCTCTATGAGCAAATGTTAACGCGAGAAAATATGTATAAGGAGTTTATTAAGCACGAATGGGGAATTGATCAAGGCTATTCTGCGTAG